One stretch of Prosthecobacter dejongeii DNA includes these proteins:
- a CDS encoding antibiotic biosynthesis monooxygenase, with product MSIHVAITRHVRPGSEAEFEQRLSRFAQRSLEIPGTRGVQMLHPAPGAKNAEYGILRTFASAADRDAFYTSSAYLDWEKEIAHLTDGAPVFRDLHGLEAWFRQPDAPRPPRWKMALATWAGVYPTSLLLGLLLAPHLHTLPRPLSALVISGCMVVALTWLVMPVVTKLLHRWLHPQE from the coding sequence ATGAGCATCCATGTTGCCATCACCCGCCACGTCCGCCCCGGTAGCGAGGCTGAGTTTGAACAAAGGCTCAGCCGATTTGCCCAACGTTCGCTTGAGATCCCGGGCACACGTGGAGTGCAGATGCTGCATCCCGCCCCCGGCGCAAAAAATGCCGAGTACGGCATCCTGCGCACCTTTGCCAGCGCGGCAGATCGGGATGCGTTTTACACCTCCTCGGCCTACTTGGACTGGGAAAAAGAGATCGCCCACCTCACCGATGGCGCGCCCGTGTTCCGGGACCTGCATGGGCTGGAGGCCTGGTTTCGCCAGCCTGATGCACCGCGCCCACCCCGGTGGAAGATGGCGCTGGCCACCTGGGCGGGGGTTTATCCCACCAGCTTATTGTTAGGCCTATTGTTAGCCCCACACCTGCACACGCTGCCCCGGCCCCTGTCCGCCCTCGTCATCTCCGGCTGCATGGTGGTGGCCCTCACCTGGCTGGTGATGCCAGTCGTGACTAAGCTGCTGCACCGTTGGCTGCACCCGCAGGAGTAA
- a CDS encoding amidohydrolase gives MSLDTTTQADLILYNGRITTLDPAYPEARNMAIGGGRILGVDEGEEYADISTPQTRRIDLQGRRVVPGLYDSHLHVIRGGLNYNLELRWDGVSSVHDALALLKIQADRTPAPQWVRVVGGWSEFQFQERRMPTLEEINTAAPDTPVFILHLYCHAMLNRAALRAVGYDRNSPNPPGGEIQRDKNGDPTGLLIARPNAMILYATLAKGPKLPLEYQYNSTRHFMRELNRLGLTSVCDAGGGFQNYPDDYEVVTELHKRGELTLRIAYNLFTQNKGQEKADFARWIGMTQPDSGDDYYRVNGAGEMLVFSAADFEDFLEPRPDLPPTLETDLKEVVTLLAKNRWPFRLHATYEESITRFLNVFEEVNQEAPLEGLHWFFDHCETISDKNIERVKALGGGIAIQHRMAFQGEYFVDRYGAAAAERTPPVRRMLEMGVPVGAGTDATRVANYNPWNSLYWLVTGRTVGGLNLYPEKNCLTREEALRLYTQGSAWFSRDEEKKGVLKPGQLADLIVLSGDYFGVPEEEIKGLHSVLTLLGGRVVWADAEFKNQGPADLPVMPDWSPVAKFGGYGAPGFIRSERTVSFAPWAAPRTMQRSGPAPGPKPLGQLWGSGCDCFAF, from the coding sequence ATGTCTCTCGATACCACCACTCAGGCTGACTTGATCTTGTACAATGGCCGCATCACCACGCTGGATCCCGCCTACCCAGAAGCCCGCAATATGGCCATCGGCGGGGGCCGTATCCTGGGCGTGGATGAGGGCGAGGAATACGCAGACATCTCCACCCCACAGACACGCCGCATTGACCTCCAAGGCCGCCGCGTCGTCCCCGGTCTCTATGACAGCCACCTGCACGTCATCCGTGGCGGCTTGAACTACAATCTGGAACTGCGCTGGGATGGCGTGAGCTCCGTCCACGATGCCCTCGCCCTGCTGAAGATCCAGGCCGACCGCACCCCCGCCCCACAGTGGGTGCGCGTGGTGGGTGGGTGGAGTGAATTTCAGTTCCAGGAGCGCCGGATGCCCACGCTGGAGGAGATCAATACCGCCGCTCCTGACACCCCCGTTTTCATCCTGCACCTCTACTGTCATGCGATGCTGAACCGCGCCGCCCTCCGCGCCGTGGGCTATGACCGTAACTCACCCAACCCGCCCGGTGGCGAAATCCAGCGGGATAAAAATGGCGACCCCACCGGCCTGCTCATCGCCCGGCCCAATGCCATGATCCTCTACGCCACTCTGGCCAAAGGGCCCAAGCTGCCACTGGAGTACCAGTACAACTCCACCCGCCATTTCATGCGCGAGCTGAACCGCCTCGGCCTAACCAGTGTTTGCGATGCGGGCGGCGGCTTTCAAAATTATCCCGATGACTACGAGGTGGTGACTGAGCTGCATAAACGCGGCGAGCTGACCCTGCGCATCGCCTACAATCTATTCACCCAAAACAAGGGGCAGGAGAAAGCCGACTTTGCCCGCTGGATCGGCATGACTCAGCCCGACTCCGGAGATGATTACTACCGCGTCAATGGCGCTGGAGAGATGCTCGTCTTTAGCGCCGCAGATTTTGAGGATTTTCTCGAGCCCCGCCCGGACCTGCCGCCCACCTTGGAGACAGATCTTAAAGAGGTGGTCACCCTGCTGGCGAAGAACCGCTGGCCCTTCCGTCTGCATGCCACGTATGAGGAGAGCATCACGCGCTTTTTGAATGTCTTTGAAGAAGTGAATCAAGAAGCCCCGCTGGAGGGACTGCACTGGTTCTTCGATCACTGCGAAACGATCAGTGACAAAAACATCGAGCGTGTGAAGGCCCTCGGTGGCGGCATCGCCATTCAGCACCGCATGGCCTTCCAGGGTGAGTATTTTGTGGACCGCTACGGCGCTGCCGCTGCCGAGCGCACGCCCCCTGTGCGGCGCATGCTGGAGATGGGCGTGCCCGTGGGCGCTGGCACAGATGCCACTCGCGTGGCCAACTACAACCCGTGGAATTCCCTCTACTGGTTAGTCACCGGGCGCACCGTCGGCGGGCTGAATTTATACCCAGAAAAAAACTGCCTCACCCGCGAAGAAGCCCTGCGCCTCTACACCCAAGGCAGCGCTTGGTTCAGCCGCGACGAAGAGAAAAAAGGCGTGCTGAAACCTGGCCAGCTCGCCGACCTTATCGTGCTGAGTGGAGACTACTTCGGCGTGCCGGAAGAAGAGATCAAAGGCCTCCACAGTGTGCTCACGCTGCTGGGTGGCCGGGTCGTCTGGGCCGACGCCGAGTTTAAAAATCAAGGCCCTGCCGACCTACCCGTCATGCCCGATTGGTCGCCCGTGGCCAAGTTCGGCGGCTACGGTGCGCCCGGCTTCATCCGCAGCGAGCGCACCGTCTCCTTCGCCCCCTGGGCCGCCCCGCGCACCATGCAGCGCAGCGGTCCCGCGCCCGGCCCGAAACCTCTCGGCCAACTCTGGGGCTCCGGCTGCGACTGCTTCGCCTTTTGA
- the metX gene encoding homoserine O-acetyltransferase MetX, with amino-acid sequence MSKGQGKTATHFFHLGSEAEPFVFANGDSLPGITVAYEMYGKLNAKKSNAILLFHALSGSQHAAGHTEEVEGTDDRWTNDIKAGWWDLFIGPGKALDTKRYCVICANYLGGCYGSSGPASINPATGKPYGSAFPPVLTTDVVRSQIALLDHLGIEQLHAVIGTSIGGLLALNLATLYPERVRIVMPVATGLKTTVLTRLTLFEQVMAIENDPHFHGGDYYDGPPPAYGLALARMISHKTFVHLDAIEKRAKDTVSQPDGQLSWYKVGHNVESYMLHQGKKFVSRFDANSYLRIINMWLRFDPLRDAGVDNYEQLFARSTAAGHHYLVFSIDSDFCFYPEEQAEMVSALEKARTSSMHITVHSAKGHDSFLLEPELYTPHLVYTLEGRAHRDSVDGQVAEVE; translated from the coding sequence ATGTCTAAAGGTCAGGGCAAAACTGCCACGCATTTCTTCCATCTCGGCTCCGAGGCCGAACCCTTCGTCTTTGCCAATGGCGACTCCCTGCCTGGCATCACGGTGGCCTATGAGATGTATGGCAAACTGAACGCCAAAAAGTCCAATGCCATCCTGCTTTTCCACGCGCTCTCCGGCAGCCAGCACGCCGCCGGCCACACGGAGGAAGTGGAAGGCACCGATGACCGCTGGACCAATGATATCAAGGCAGGCTGGTGGGACCTTTTCATCGGCCCTGGCAAAGCACTGGATACCAAACGCTACTGCGTCATCTGCGCCAACTACCTGGGCGGGTGCTACGGCAGCAGCGGCCCGGCATCCATCAATCCGGCCACGGGCAAACCCTACGGCAGCGCTTTCCCACCCGTGCTCACCACCGATGTGGTGCGCAGCCAGATCGCCCTGCTGGATCACCTCGGCATCGAGCAACTGCACGCCGTCATCGGCACCAGCATTGGCGGTCTTCTGGCCTTGAACCTAGCCACCCTTTACCCGGAGCGCGTGCGCATCGTCATGCCTGTGGCCACGGGGCTTAAGACCACCGTGCTCACCCGCCTGACATTGTTTGAGCAGGTCATGGCCATCGAAAACGATCCCCACTTTCACGGCGGGGATTATTACGACGGCCCTCCCCCAGCCTACGGCCTCGCCCTGGCGCGGATGATCTCGCACAAGACCTTCGTGCACTTAGACGCCATCGAAAAACGGGCCAAGGACACCGTCAGCCAGCCGGATGGCCAGCTTTCCTGGTACAAGGTGGGGCACAACGTCGAAAGTTACATGCTCCACCAGGGCAAAAAATTCGTCAGCCGCTTCGATGCCAACAGCTACCTGCGCATCATCAACATGTGGCTGCGCTTTGACCCGCTGCGCGATGCCGGGGTGGACAACTACGAGCAGCTCTTTGCCCGCAGCACCGCTGCAGGCCATCACTACCTCGTCTTCAGCATTGATTCAGACTTCTGTTTCTACCCTGAAGAGCAGGCGGAAATGGTCAGCGCCCTGGAAAAAGCCAGGACCTCCTCCATGCACATCACCGTGCACTCAGCCAAAGGCCACGACTCCTTCCTCCTGGAACCCGAGCTCTACACCCCCCACCTCGTTTACACCCTCGAAGGCCGCGCCCATCGCGACTCCGTGGATGGTCAAGTGGCAGAGGTGGAGTGA
- a CDS encoding A/G-specific adenine glycosylase, with protein sequence MLSPAPLISTALVSWFRQNGRDYPWRQTRDAYAILVSEIMLQQTQISTVLDRGYYARWLALFPDFATLAAASESEILKAWEGLGYYRRARNLQKLAQAVVAEHGGLFPADPTAIRALPGIGPYTAGAISSFAYGLAEPIVDGNVARVLSRLDNDATPIDSTAGSKRLWERATELVQATDDPRALNSALMELGQTLCKPTQPLCPQCPVKKYCQATAPTSLPVKANKTQITEVTERVVFLQTAEGVLLEQETGARRTGLWKLPALPENLAGTPPAVLLKMNYGITRYKVTLWVHELPPTPAQAWPENHRLIPHRDLATLAMPSPYRKALDKLLAHSAFTLEA encoded by the coding sequence ATGCTGTCTCCTGCCCCGCTCATCTCCACCGCTCTGGTCTCCTGGTTTCGCCAAAACGGGCGCGACTACCCGTGGCGGCAGACGCGGGATGCGTATGCCATTTTGGTCTCGGAGATCATGCTGCAGCAGACGCAGATCAGCACCGTGCTGGATCGTGGGTATTATGCGCGCTGGCTGGCGCTCTTTCCAGATTTTGCCACTCTGGCGGCCGCTTCTGAAAGTGAGATCCTAAAGGCCTGGGAGGGGCTGGGTTACTACCGGCGCGCGCGCAATTTGCAGAAGCTGGCGCAAGCAGTGGTGGCTGAGCACGGCGGCCTATTCCCAGCGGACCCCACCGCCATCCGTGCCCTGCCCGGCATCGGCCCTTACACGGCGGGGGCCATTTCCAGCTTTGCCTACGGCCTGGCAGAACCCATCGTGGATGGCAATGTGGCTCGTGTCCTTTCGCGCCTGGATAATGATGCCACGCCCATTGACTCCACGGCTGGCAGCAAGCGTCTCTGGGAGCGCGCGACGGAGCTGGTCCAAGCCACCGATGATCCTCGCGCCCTCAATTCCGCCCTCATGGAGCTGGGCCAGACCCTCTGCAAACCGACACAGCCTTTGTGCCCACAGTGCCCCGTAAAAAAATACTGCCAAGCCACGGCTCCCACGTCATTGCCCGTGAAAGCGAACAAGACGCAGATCACCGAAGTCACCGAGCGCGTCGTTTTCCTCCAGACCGCTGAGGGCGTGCTACTAGAGCAAGAGACAGGTGCCCGCCGCACGGGCCTGTGGAAGCTACCCGCCCTGCCGGAAAACCTGGCGGGCACTCCTCCAGCGGTCTTGCTCAAGATGAACTACGGCATCACCCGCTACAAAGTGACGCTGTGGGTGCATGAACTCCCTCCCACCCCCGCGCAGGCTTGGCCGGAGAACCATCGGCTGATTCCACACCGAGACCTCGCCACCCTGGCTATGCCTAGCCCGTACCGGAAAGCGCTGGATAAGCTGCTGGCCCATTCGGCTTTTACTCTAGAGGCCTGA
- a CDS encoding phosphatidylglycerol lysyltransferase domain-containing protein, translating to MLQTFRLLALFLFILQAPAQAQEDEDEGPTPKASIALIHGTAKVRLYEPDENPPRAILIFGSGDGGWSAWEDAVAHWLRDEGVYVVGFDLRDYAVKDYDQKTLAKDMATLAADATGRCGGSRVPVIYGGWSMGAVQAVAAAGGPERSPSLAGLLLFSADSRGRYGLRDKDELGITPEGPGTFSLSEFSSAMKDLRVAQFHGGADFMASTAWVQSLRSAKALYLVPGANHGFNGPDDSFQQWVSRGVNWVLGDNSAAAPPSLSQPLPLGLSPLWPAAALAILLALIFIFSRRHSLRFLVWAVTIMGAGNLLEALTLKSPEVLDWMEQWLPLGIRDNSRLLLFFSGLGLLALARGLGRHKHIAWLLTLILLSVSSVVHLTRAFDWHHTLAALVLLVPLVRWRHAFLARSDAPSLRLAFMAAPVLALGLLIYGTSGLRQFSERGEMGEALTWMDCINGAASAVILRKSELDMDGSRDVRLFLSNLRGGSLLSAVVVLGLMLRPVLKKRLPEATPEERAQVEQLIIQHGRDPMDSFALLEDKRYFFSGDSSGCIAYALWRKYAVALADPICPEEARPGLISAFAQYCARQDWEPVFYCAHVNNRSLYEEAGFVIVKVGEDARLDAADFKLEGGKFQNLRTARNKARKNGLTYQWYDATPAPDHGLEAQLQLLSQNWLENKHGGEMTFDLGSFDLQMIRQRGVSIVRNPEGRIEAFATWWPYAQGKGRCLDLMRGREDVRDVMDFLIVEAIDHFKTLAVEQISLGNAPLANVEAGEENAVLTREDRAVKFLFDNFDRFYGYKSLFNFKKKYQPEWQGRYLAYRPRTPLTMVALAVAGVHLPKGFRGLIGS from the coding sequence ATGCTTCAGACTTTTCGTCTCCTTGCTCTCTTCCTCTTCATCCTACAGGCACCCGCCCAGGCGCAGGAGGACGAAGATGAGGGCCCTACCCCAAAAGCCTCCATCGCTCTGATCCATGGCACCGCGAAAGTGAGGCTGTATGAACCGGATGAGAACCCTCCACGGGCTATTCTGATCTTCGGTTCCGGCGATGGTGGCTGGTCTGCGTGGGAAGACGCAGTGGCCCACTGGCTGCGTGATGAGGGCGTCTATGTGGTGGGCTTTGATCTGCGCGACTACGCTGTCAAAGATTACGATCAAAAAACCTTGGCGAAGGATATGGCCACCTTAGCTGCCGATGCTACCGGACGCTGTGGCGGCAGCCGCGTCCCAGTCATCTATGGAGGCTGGAGCATGGGGGCGGTGCAGGCCGTCGCCGCAGCGGGAGGCCCGGAAAGATCCCCTTCACTGGCAGGATTGCTCCTCTTCAGCGCTGACAGCCGTGGACGCTATGGCTTGAGAGATAAAGATGAACTGGGGATCACCCCAGAAGGGCCTGGCACCTTTAGTCTTTCGGAATTCAGCTCCGCGATGAAGGACCTGCGAGTGGCCCAGTTTCATGGCGGTGCGGATTTCATGGCTTCCACCGCCTGGGTGCAGAGCCTCAGATCTGCTAAAGCTCTCTACTTGGTGCCCGGTGCCAACCATGGGTTCAATGGGCCAGACGATTCCTTCCAGCAGTGGGTATCACGCGGGGTGAATTGGGTCTTGGGTGACAATAGTGCTGCTGCACCGCCATCCCTCAGCCAACCACTTCCGCTGGGACTTTCGCCACTTTGGCCAGCAGCAGCATTGGCGATCCTGCTGGCTCTGATTTTCATTTTTTCCCGCCGCCATTCTCTGCGCTTTTTGGTGTGGGCGGTCACGATCATGGGGGCTGGAAATTTACTGGAAGCGCTGACTTTAAAATCCCCCGAAGTCCTGGACTGGATGGAACAGTGGCTGCCGCTGGGCATACGAGACAACAGCCGCCTGCTGCTGTTTTTTTCAGGCCTCGGCCTCCTGGCTCTCGCGCGTGGTTTAGGACGGCATAAACACATCGCCTGGCTGCTGACGCTGATCCTTCTCAGCGTCTCCTCCGTGGTTCACCTGACACGCGCGTTTGACTGGCATCACACCTTGGCGGCCCTGGTTTTGCTCGTCCCGCTGGTCCGCTGGCGGCACGCCTTTCTCGCCCGGTCAGACGCGCCTTCCCTGCGCTTGGCCTTTATGGCGGCACCGGTGCTGGCCCTGGGCCTGCTGATCTATGGCACCTCTGGCCTGCGCCAGTTCAGTGAGCGCGGTGAAATGGGGGAAGCTCTCACCTGGATGGATTGCATCAACGGTGCGGCCTCTGCCGTCATTCTACGGAAAAGTGAACTCGACATGGATGGCAGCCGAGATGTGCGACTTTTCCTGTCCAATCTGCGAGGCGGCAGCCTGCTCAGTGCCGTGGTGGTGCTGGGACTCATGCTCCGGCCCGTGCTCAAAAAGCGTCTGCCTGAAGCCACCCCAGAGGAACGTGCGCAGGTGGAGCAGCTCATCATTCAGCATGGCCGAGATCCCATGGATAGTTTTGCTCTGCTGGAGGACAAACGTTACTTCTTCAGCGGAGACAGCTCGGGCTGCATCGCCTATGCCTTGTGGCGTAAGTATGCCGTCGCTCTAGCCGACCCTATTTGCCCTGAAGAAGCCCGGCCTGGCCTGATCTCCGCCTTTGCTCAATATTGTGCCCGGCAAGATTGGGAGCCTGTGTTTTACTGTGCCCACGTCAACAACCGTTCCCTCTATGAGGAAGCCGGATTCGTCATCGTGAAAGTGGGCGAAGATGCACGCCTGGACGCAGCCGATTTTAAACTGGAAGGCGGTAAGTTTCAGAACCTCCGCACAGCCCGCAACAAAGCACGAAAAAACGGCCTCACTTATCAATGGTATGATGCCACCCCGGCACCCGATCACGGCCTGGAAGCACAGCTTCAACTGTTATCACAGAATTGGTTAGAAAACAAACACGGGGGTGAGATGACCTTTGATCTCGGAAGTTTTGATCTTCAGATGATTCGCCAGCGAGGGGTCTCCATCGTGCGTAACCCAGAGGGCCGCATTGAGGCCTTTGCCACCTGGTGGCCTTACGCCCAGGGGAAAGGCCGTTGTCTCGATCTCATGCGTGGCCGGGAGGATGTGCGAGATGTCATGGACTTTTTAATCGTGGAAGCCATTGACCACTTCAAAACACTCGCAGTGGAACAGATCAGCCTGGGCAATGCGCCGCTGGCCAATGTGGAAGCGGGGGAAGAAAATGCGGTGCTGACCCGTGAGGACCGAGCCGTGAAATTCTTGTTTGATAATTTCGACCGATTTTACGGCTACAAAAGCCTCTTCAACTTCAAAAAGAAGTACCAGCCGGAGTGGCAGGGGCGCTATCTCGCTTATCGCCCGCGCACGCCTTTGACCATGGTGGCACTGGCTGTGGCGGGGGTTCATTTACCCAAAGGCTTTCGAGGACTCATCGGCTCCTAA
- a CDS encoding DUF1003 domain-containing protein has product MTQTCAVTGKSFSPNKLRPLTALPPQIADILRSTHPELNPDSLISTEVLNEARLDYVRHLLQSQLGDLNQLDEEVLQSLHRQELLSEHPDSEDEEEGQLTLGEKLSDKLAEFGGSWTFILAFGGFMACWILLNVVLLADRGYDPYPFILLNLILSCLASLQAPVIMMSQNRQESRDRKRAENDYKINLKAELEIRHLHDKMDYMLHQQATRLMEVQQIQIELLREMAKGSSYRQGS; this is encoded by the coding sequence ATGACTCAAACATGTGCGGTCACTGGCAAATCCTTTTCGCCTAACAAGCTGCGGCCTCTCACGGCCTTGCCTCCACAAATCGCCGACATCCTCCGCAGCACGCATCCGGAACTGAATCCAGATTCCTTGATCAGCACGGAAGTGCTCAATGAAGCGCGTCTGGACTATGTGCGACATTTATTGCAAAGCCAGTTAGGCGATCTCAATCAACTGGACGAGGAAGTCTTGCAAAGCCTGCATCGTCAGGAGCTGCTCAGCGAACACCCAGACAGCGAAGACGAGGAGGAGGGCCAGCTCACCCTGGGTGAAAAGCTTTCAGACAAGCTGGCTGAATTTGGCGGTAGCTGGACGTTCATTCTGGCCTTTGGCGGTTTCATGGCCTGCTGGATCCTCCTGAATGTCGTCCTTTTGGCAGACCGGGGCTATGACCCTTACCCCTTCATTCTGCTCAACCTCATTCTCTCCTGCTTAGCGTCCCTGCAAGCACCCGTGATCATGATGAGCCAAAATCGTCAGGAAAGCCGCGACCGGAAGCGGGCTGAAAACGATTACAAAATCAATCTCAAGGCCGAGCTCGAGATCCGCCATCTGCATGACAAAATGGACTACATGCTGCATCAGCAGGCGACTCGCCTCATGGAGGTGCAGCAGATCCAGATTGAGCTTCTACGGGAAATGGCCAAGGGCAGTTCCTATCGTCAGGGATCGTGA
- a CDS encoding tetratricopeptide repeat protein, whose product MRLAPLAAFGLALLFAPFASAQVDDAAEQFFRGYLMKKDAEKMETDGNFAGALQVYQQMGQIFDTVAQSHPEWQPNLLANRRGLTQQAITRVQGRLAQPAAAPAPAPTAAPAPAAAPTMPVFTGSTEAPGPGTLAAPAGTLPSLSDVLSQWEQNYRQRMLQLETQNNQMQMDLTKWQQWYQWASGEITTAREDKETLAGKSAAMEKAIETMKQEVAAGRAANGQLDALVKEKLNIEVEYRKASQRLTAAEQASKEASQKLADASLRISTLEKERNELLVERDAAVKQRNEAVSARDIAVQERDKLSAQALGMQTEIEALKKRAPAKDDVKLIVAENDRLKKELETAQKQVASLQSDVTRKDQEITQLRGQITTLQTEMTALRQQSATFQNQVADLTLQLKNLQDGKPAAMTPELAQENELLREIIMRQLRSQYRQQQAKDLVLAELQKMQGVSSKLLEQVEELRGSRMTLTPDEEKLFSDPSVREMLGGDGIQGTLIAQAPKPAGTAPTEKPVDALLLKANEAFGAQKFSEAAALYEDALRADPKSTTALVGLGYSRQRENKLSEAEAALKKCLTIDPTHELAAFHLGVTHFKQQRWNDATAAFEKGLAKNSKNARARHYLGIISTKLNLLDRAEREFKTALAIDPNYGEAHFNLAVLYATWDPPQWDKAKSEYGEALKKGVAPDEALEKLLKGTGKSVSAR is encoded by the coding sequence ATGCGCCTCGCCCCCCTGGCCGCCTTTGGTCTCGCACTCCTTTTCGCTCCCTTCGCTTCCGCGCAGGTGGACGATGCTGCCGAGCAGTTTTTCCGGGGTTACTTGATGAAAAAAGACGCTGAAAAGATGGAAACGGACGGCAATTTCGCCGGTGCCCTCCAGGTCTATCAGCAGATGGGGCAGATCTTTGACACCGTGGCCCAGAGCCATCCTGAATGGCAGCCGAATCTCCTGGCGAACCGCCGTGGGCTCACCCAGCAGGCCATCACACGTGTGCAGGGCCGCCTCGCGCAGCCAGCCGCAGCCCCCGCCCCTGCTCCCACGGCAGCACCCGCACCCGCAGCGGCCCCGACGATGCCCGTTTTCACTGGCAGCACGGAGGCTCCCGGCCCCGGCACCCTCGCCGCCCCGGCAGGCACCCTACCCAGCCTGAGTGATGTGCTTTCCCAGTGGGAACAAAACTACCGCCAGCGCATGCTGCAACTGGAGACCCAAAACAACCAGATGCAGATGGACCTCACGAAGTGGCAGCAGTGGTACCAGTGGGCCTCCGGAGAAATCACCACCGCCCGCGAAGATAAAGAGACCCTGGCTGGCAAGTCTGCGGCGATGGAAAAAGCCATCGAGACCATGAAACAGGAAGTGGCTGCGGGCCGCGCTGCCAATGGGCAACTCGATGCCCTGGTTAAAGAAAAGCTGAACATCGAAGTCGAGTATCGCAAAGCCTCTCAGCGCCTGACCGCTGCCGAACAAGCCTCCAAAGAAGCTTCCCAAAAATTGGCCGATGCCTCCCTGCGCATTTCCACTCTGGAAAAAGAACGCAACGAACTCCTGGTGGAGCGTGATGCCGCCGTGAAACAGCGCAACGAAGCGGTGTCTGCACGCGACATCGCCGTGCAGGAAAGGGACAAGCTCAGTGCCCAAGCCCTGGGCATGCAGACGGAAATCGAAGCCCTGAAAAAACGCGCACCGGCCAAAGACGACGTGAAACTCATCGTGGCTGAAAATGATCGCCTGAAAAAGGAATTGGAAACGGCGCAAAAGCAGGTGGCCAGCCTCCAGTCAGACGTTACCCGCAAGGACCAAGAGATCACTCAACTGCGGGGGCAGATCACCACCCTGCAAACGGAAATGACCGCCCTGCGCCAGCAGAGCGCCACCTTTCAAAACCAAGTGGCAGACCTGACCCTGCAACTCAAAAACCTGCAAGACGGTAAACCTGCCGCCATGACCCCTGAACTGGCTCAAGAAAATGAGCTGCTGCGTGAGATCATCATGCGCCAACTGCGCAGCCAATATCGCCAACAGCAGGCCAAGGACCTCGTCTTAGCGGAACTGCAAAAGATGCAGGGCGTGTCCTCCAAGCTGCTGGAGCAGGTGGAAGAGCTGCGTGGCAGCCGCATGACGCTGACACCGGATGAAGAGAAACTTTTTTCCGATCCCTCCGTTCGTGAAATGCTGGGTGGAGATGGCATCCAGGGCACCCTCATCGCCCAAGCCCCCAAACCTGCGGGCACAGCCCCGACCGAAAAGCCTGTGGATGCTCTCTTGCTGAAAGCCAACGAAGCCTTCGGTGCTCAGAAATTCAGCGAAGCCGCCGCTCTGTATGAAGACGCCCTGCGGGCTGACCCCAAGAGCACCACAGCCTTGGTCGGCCTGGGGTACTCACGCCAGCGTGAAAACAAACTCAGTGAAGCTGAGGCAGCTCTGAAAAAGTGCCTGACGATTGACCCCACTCACGAACTGGCCGCCTTTCACCTCGGCGTCACCCACTTCAAACAACAACGCTGGAACGATGCCACGGCAGCCTTTGAAAAAGGCCTGGCTAAAAACTCCAAAAATGCCCGCGCCCGCCATTACCTGGGCATCATTTCGACGAAGCTGAATTTGTTAGACCGTGCCGAGCGCGAATTTAAAACCGCTCTCGCCATTGATCCGAACTACGGGGAAGCCCACTTCAATCTGGCCGTGCTTTATGCCACCTGGGACCCTCCGCAGTGGGACAAAGCCAAGTCCGAATACGGCGAAGCGCTCAAGAAAGGCGTGGCACCTGACGAAGCGCTGGAAAAACTGCTGAAAGGCACCGGTAAATCCGTCTCCGCACGCTGA